The following are from one region of the bacterium genome:
- a CDS encoding metal ABC transporter permease → MTAPQVEIQLIAAVVAVSCALPGTFLVLRRMAMMSDAISHAILFGIVLAFFVVRDLSSPFLVVAAALTGVLTVSLVELLNRTGLVREDAAIGLTFPALFSIGVILVARYAGSVHLDTDSVLLGELAFAPFNRLEVMGYDIGPRALFLMTGIMLVNILFIAVFYKELKLATFDASLAGVLGFFPGFLHYALMSIVSVTAVGAFDAVGSILVVALMIAPPATAYLLVDRLSLMLAVSALLGAVSAVSGYWIAHILDASIAGSMASAAGLLFGAAYLAAPGRGLIALTARRVRQRWKFAQTMLLVHLYNHEGLPEEVRENRISNLHDHLKWDHRFTGRVVAVAGRQGLAESRGNYLVLTERGRRSAKEAMVG, encoded by the coding sequence GTGACCGCGCCCCAGGTGGAGATCCAGCTCATCGCCGCCGTCGTGGCGGTCTCGTGCGCCCTGCCGGGAACGTTCCTGGTCCTGCGCCGGATGGCGATGATGAGCGACGCCATCAGCCATGCGATCCTGTTCGGCATCGTGCTGGCGTTCTTCGTGGTGCGGGACCTCTCGTCGCCCTTCCTCGTCGTCGCCGCGGCGCTCACGGGGGTGCTGACCGTGAGCCTCGTCGAGCTCCTGAACCGCACGGGCCTCGTCCGGGAGGACGCCGCGATCGGCCTGACCTTCCCGGCGCTCTTCAGCATCGGGGTCATCCTGGTGGCCAGGTACGCGGGAAGCGTTCACCTGGACACCGACTCCGTCCTGCTGGGAGAGTTGGCCTTCGCGCCCTTCAACCGGCTCGAGGTGATGGGATACGACATCGGTCCCAGGGCGCTCTTCCTGATGACGGGGATCATGCTCGTGAACATCCTGTTCATCGCGGTGTTCTACAAGGAGCTGAAGCTCGCCACCTTCGATGCCAGCCTGGCGGGGGTCCTCGGGTTTTTTCCCGGCTTCCTGCATTACGCCCTGATGTCCATCGTTTCCGTGACGGCGGTCGGCGCATTCGACGCGGTGGGATCGATCCTCGTGGTGGCGCTCATGATCGCTCCCCCCGCGACGGCGTACCTGCTGGTCGACCGGTTGTCGCTGATGCTGGCGGTCAGTGCGCTCCTGGGGGCCGTGAGCGCGGTATCCGGCTATTGGATCGCCCACATCCTCGATGCCTCCATCGCCGGCTCCATGGCGTCCGCGGCGGGCCTTCTCTTCGGGGCGGCGTACCTTGCCGCCCCGGGCCGGGGCCTGATCGCCCTCACCGCGAGGCGGGTCCGGCAGCGCTGGAAATTCGCGCAGACGATGCTCCTCGTCCACTTGTACAACCACGAGGGTCTTCCGGAGGAGGTCCGCGAGAACCGCATATCGAACCTCCATGATCATCTGAAATGGGATCATCGCTTCACCGGGCGTGTCGTCGCCGTGGCCGGGAGGCAGGGCCTTGCGGAGAGCCGGGGCAACTATCTCGTCCTGACGGAGAGGGGCCGCCGGTCGGCCAAGGAAGCGATGGTGGGATAA
- a CDS encoding tetratricopeptide repeat protein, with amino-acid sequence MIRRSVAAFLGGILLSCVFGVSAGAGTSPARSSASEEDPSFPSVFLRHSAQGSRDLLGLPVDPSLAGREIRRLAERLRPEVSRAADEGQVVDAFRRVLLDEEGFVYDKSPSDPGNYLLETVLVRKKGNCLGLSMLYLSLADRLGIPFRGVYVPSHCFVRYEGKTLRRNVEFAEEGASWEDDRYRRVFGVDPARPYLHSLTSTEMLGVFLKSLGAGYSRNGREEDALRLYGEAERLYPGLPDVHFNAGVSLQKLGRDDEALGKYRRALDLDPGMAAARDNLGILLAGKGRYEEAIAEARRAVELEPRNAATRGNLAAAYCGCGRLDEGIREYLAAVKIDPGNRRAQSGLARAYFAKGSYREAATACERAEALGCRFDATMLETLNRFREGRSTGGNPP; translated from the coding sequence GTGATTCGCCGGTCCGTCGCCGCATTCCTCGGGGGGATCCTTCTTTCGTGCGTCTTCGGTGTGTCCGCCGGCGCCGGGACGTCCCCGGCCCGTTCGTCCGCCTCCGAGGAAGATCCTTCCTTTCCGTCCGTTTTCCTTCGCCATTCCGCCCAGGGAAGCAGGGACCTGCTCGGCCTCCCGGTGGATCCGTCGCTGGCGGGGCGCGAGATCCGGCGATTGGCGGAGCGCCTCCGTCCCGAGGTGAGCCGCGCCGCCGATGAGGGGCAGGTCGTCGACGCCTTCCGGCGCGTCCTCCTGGACGAGGAGGGGTTTGTCTACGACAAGTCGCCCTCGGATCCCGGAAATTATCTTCTGGAAACGGTCCTCGTCCGGAAAAAGGGGAACTGCCTGGGCCTTTCGATGCTCTACCTTTCCCTCGCGGACCGCCTCGGCATCCCGTTCCGCGGGGTGTACGTCCCGTCCCACTGTTTCGTCCGGTACGAGGGGAAAACCCTCCGGCGGAACGTCGAGTTCGCGGAGGAGGGGGCTTCCTGGGAGGACGACCGGTACCGGCGGGTGTTCGGGGTCGACCCCGCGAGACCGTATCTCCACTCCCTCACCTCCACCGAGATGCTCGGCGTGTTCCTGAAGTCGCTGGGGGCGGGGTACTCCCGGAATGGGCGGGAGGAGGATGCGCTCCGGCTGTACGGCGAGGCGGAGCGCCTCTACCCGGGGCTGCCCGACGTGCATTTCAACGCAGGGGTCTCCCTGCAGAAGCTCGGTCGGGACGACGAGGCGCTCGGGAAATACCGCCGCGCGCTCGACCTCGACCCCGGGATGGCGGCCGCCAGGGACAACCTGGGGATTCTCCTGGCCGGGAAGGGGCGATACGAGGAGGCGATCGCGGAGGCCCGCCGGGCCGTGGAGCTCGAGCCGAGGAACGCCGCCACGCGGGGGAATCTCGCGGCGGCCTATTGCGGCTGCGGGCGGCTGGACGAGGGGATCCGGGAGTACCTTGCGGCGGTGAAGATCGATCCCGGGAACCGGAGGGCGCAGTCGGGGCTCGCGCGGGCGTACTTCGCGAAGGGGTCGTACCGGGAGGCCGCGACCGCGTGCGAACGCGCGGAGGCGCTGGGGTGCCGCTTCGACGCGACGATGCTCGAAACGTTGAACCGCTTCCGGGAGGGACGTTCCACGGGCGGGAATCCCCCGTAG
- a CDS encoding NAD(P)-dependent oxidoreductase, with translation MAKVGFVGLGTMGEPMCRNLLSKGHDVTVYNRTPAKMGPLIAVGAQASASLADLVRRSEVTITMISDPIAVRDVVTAKGGLLGALSPGKTYIDMTTVSPETSREIARMVRGTGADYLEAPVLGSRKPATEGTLVILTGGDAGLSRRLEPLLLAMGSRVIHMGDTGMAAHMKLIINQIMGTILCVFAEGALTGMEAGLPAEKILDVLENSVVACPAIRIKGADMLGERVFTPNFPLKHAHKDMRLAVETGKAAGIPTPVTKAACDLFAAARDKGFGDRDISAVLRALTDR, from the coding sequence ATGGCGAAGGTCGGTTTTGTCGGGCTGGGGACCATGGGGGAGCCGATGTGCCGGAACCTCCTGTCGAAGGGGCACGACGTCACGGTGTACAACCGGACGCCGGCGAAGATGGGGCCGCTGATCGCCGTCGGGGCGCAGGCCTCCGCGTCGCTCGCGGACCTCGTTCGCCGCTCCGAGGTGACGATCACGATGATCTCCGACCCCATCGCCGTGCGGGACGTCGTCACCGCCAAGGGCGGACTTCTCGGTGCCCTGTCGCCGGGGAAGACGTACATCGACATGACGACCGTCTCTCCCGAAACGTCGCGCGAGATCGCGCGCATGGTCCGCGGCACCGGCGCCGACTACCTCGAAGCGCCCGTTCTGGGGAGCAGGAAACCGGCCACGGAGGGGACGCTCGTGATCCTGACCGGGGGGGACGCCGGACTCTCCCGCCGGCTGGAGCCGCTCCTCCTCGCGATGGGGAGCCGGGTGATCCACATGGGCGACACGGGGATGGCCGCCCACATGAAACTCATCATCAACCAGATCATGGGGACGATCCTGTGCGTCTTCGCGGAAGGCGCGCTCACCGGGATGGAAGCGGGGCTGCCGGCGGAAAAGATCCTCGACGTGCTGGAGAACTCCGTGGTGGCGTGCCCGGCGATCCGCATCAAGGGGGCGGACATGCTCGGGGAGCGGGTCTTCACCCCGAACTTCCCGCTGAAGCACGCGCACAAGGACATGCGGCTGGCCGTGGAGACGGGGAAGGCGGCGGGGATCCCGACGCCGGTGACGAAAGCGGCGTGCGACCTGTTCGCGGCGGCGCGGGACAAGGGGTTCGGCGACCGGGACATCTCCGCCGTCCTTCGGGCGTTGACCGACCGGTAG
- a CDS encoding Crp/Fnr family transcriptional regulator: MFPKAIDVLRKTPLFATLPDDDLRQVADLALSRRFAKKEAIFREGDRADGFFIVASGKVKVFKLSGEGKEQVLHVLEAGQTFAEAVIFEGGVYPAHAETLADTELLFLPKRPFIALLERHPAVAIRMLASLSRWLKRMTDLAESLSLKDVETRLVFYLSEELKARGIPARDGAELELPVGKNVLASRLGTAPETFSRTLKKLQDDGLIAVRGKRIRIVSAGPLFSILQH; encoded by the coding sequence ATGTTCCCCAAGGCGATCGACGTCCTCCGGAAGACCCCCCTGTTCGCGACCTTGCCCGACGACGACCTCCGGCAGGTCGCCGATCTCGCCCTCTCCCGGCGCTTCGCGAAGAAGGAGGCAATCTTCCGGGAAGGGGACCGCGCCGACGGGTTCTTCATCGTCGCCTCCGGCAAGGTGAAGGTGTTCAAGCTCTCCGGGGAGGGGAAGGAGCAGGTCCTTCACGTTCTCGAAGCGGGGCAGACGTTTGCCGAGGCGGTGATCTTCGAGGGGGGGGTCTATCCCGCGCACGCCGAGACGCTCGCCGATACGGAACTGCTGTTCCTGCCGAAGCGCCCGTTCATCGCCCTGCTGGAAAGGCATCCGGCCGTCGCGATCCGGATGCTGGCGTCCCTCTCCCGCTGGCTCAAACGGATGACCGATCTCGCGGAAAGCCTCTCCCTGAAGGACGTGGAGACGCGCCTGGTCTTCTACCTCTCGGAAGAGCTCAAGGCGCGCGGCATCCCGGCGAGGGACGGTGCGGAGCTCGAGTTGCCGGTCGGCAAGAACGTGCTCGCCTCCCGGCTGGGGACCGCACCGGAGACCTTCTCCCGGACGCTCAAGAAACTGCAGGACGACGGCCTGATCGCCGTTCGGGGGAAGCGGATCCGGATCGTGTCGGCGGGCCCCCTCTTCTCCATCCTTCAGCACTGA
- a CDS encoding ACT domain-containing protein → MGHFALSVVGRDRPGIVAEVSRVLFELGCNIEDSTCTILSGQFAMILVIAHPRFSSSKEIDPSFEPVRKSMGLTISLHSLKDEEVSREKGFEGKPYIISVYGADRPGIVYSVARELARLQVNVTDLNTQVVGAKDRPVYMMVLEVDIPESVDMKELERDFDKIRKELSVSISVRPIESLEL, encoded by the coding sequence ATGGGACACTTCGCGCTCAGCGTGGTGGGCAGGGACCGGCCGGGGATCGTCGCGGAGGTGAGCCGCGTCCTCTTCGAACTCGGCTGCAACATCGAGGACTCCACCTGCACGATCCTCTCCGGGCAGTTCGCGATGATCCTCGTGATCGCGCACCCGAGATTCTCCTCGTCCAAGGAGATCGACCCCTCCTTCGAGCCGGTGCGGAAGAGCATGGGTCTCACGATCTCCCTGCACTCGCTGAAGGACGAGGAAGTTTCCCGGGAGAAGGGGTTCGAGGGGAAGCCGTACATCATCTCGGTCTACGGCGCCGACCGTCCGGGGATCGTCTACTCGGTGGCGCGCGAGCTGGCCCGGCTGCAGGTGAACGTGACCGACCTGAACACCCAGGTCGTCGGCGCCAAGGACCGGCCCGTCTACATGATGGTCCTCGAAGTGGACATCCCCGAGAGCGTCGACATGAAGGAACTCGAGCGCGACTTCGACAAGATCCGGAAGGAGCTCTCCGTCTCCATCTCCGTGCGCCCGATCGAATCGCTGGAGTTATAG
- the def gene encoding peptide deformylase, which translates to MAVLPIRIFPDPVLKEKAAPVEGVTADVAAFIDDLLETMRSSPGGVGIAAPQVGMLRRIVIVDVSAHRRGSQEQNHGLLVLVNPEILAMGGKQVVREGCMSVPDYTANVQRAQWVLVDALDRDGGRKIIESIGFEAVAIQHEMDHLDGVLFLDRVVSVKTDLFRRKKYR; encoded by the coding sequence ATGGCCGTCCTCCCCATCCGGATATTTCCCGACCCCGTCCTCAAGGAGAAGGCCGCCCCCGTCGAGGGGGTGACCGCCGACGTGGCCGCGTTCATCGACGATCTGCTCGAAACGATGCGGAGCTCCCCCGGGGGCGTGGGGATCGCCGCCCCGCAGGTCGGGATGCTCCGGCGCATCGTGATCGTCGACGTTTCCGCGCACCGGCGCGGGAGCCAGGAGCAGAACCACGGGCTGCTGGTCCTGGTCAACCCCGAGATCCTGGCGATGGGGGGGAAGCAGGTGGTCCGCGAGGGGTGCATGAGCGTCCCGGACTACACCGCCAACGTCCAGCGCGCCCAGTGGGTGCTCGTGGACGCCCTCGACCGCGACGGCGGGCGGAAGATCATCGAGTCGATCGGGTTCGAGGCGGTGGCGATCCAGCACGAGATGGACCACCTGGACGGGGTCCTCTTCCTCGACCGCGTCGTGTCGGTGAAGACGGACCTGTTCCGGCGGAAGAAGTACCGCTGA
- a CDS encoding RDD family protein: protein MKSSTGHTPFAGFWARAAARIIDLLVIIAVFNLTYLVDRLGAGAGLWTGTGLNKGMPIGASLSMANVLRFLFFLVFPVFYYVHLHGTYGQTFGKMALKIRVVNEDGTPLDYRKAFLRWLGYFLCDLTFYIGYVWAAFDHRKQGLHDKVCRTLVVRTDVPFPAPPSAEPEAPAEAAKDAPASLDTRTDPPI from the coding sequence ATGAAATCATCCACAGGACATACTCCCTTTGCCGGGTTCTGGGCGCGCGCCGCGGCGCGGATCATCGACCTGCTCGTCATCATCGCGGTGTTCAACCTGACCTACCTGGTGGACCGGCTCGGCGCGGGCGCGGGGCTGTGGACGGGCACGGGGCTGAACAAGGGGATGCCGATCGGCGCGAGCCTCTCCATGGCCAACGTCCTCCGCTTCCTCTTCTTCCTCGTGTTCCCCGTTTTCTACTACGTCCATCTCCACGGAACGTACGGGCAGACGTTCGGCAAGATGGCGCTGAAGATCCGGGTGGTGAACGAGGACGGGACGCCGCTCGACTACCGGAAGGCGTTCCTCCGATGGCTGGGGTATTTCCTGTGCGACCTGACGTTCTACATCGGGTACGTCTGGGCCGCCTTCGACCACCGGAAGCAGGGGCTGCACGACAAGGTGTGCAGGACCCTCGTCGTGCGGACCGACGTGCCGTTCCCGGCTCCCCCGTCGGCGGAGCCTGAAGCCCCGGCCGAAGCGGCGAAGGACGCTCCGGCCTCCCTTGACACCCGCACGGACCCGCCGATATAA
- a CDS encoding 16S rRNA (uracil(1498)-N(3))-methyltransferase produces MPTFFVDRRNISGDTAVLSGTEAGHMLRSLRLSVGDSFFAFDEEGNRYRMRILEATSRSLRAEILEAFPPEPPPDIAVSLFVGLPKADKMDFILEKATELGVSRVIPFRSSRTIPRLDPADSRKRLSRWERVALAAAKQCGSGRVPEVSGIVPYPEALRRAAGHEGKVVFYEGEGAFSLKRVLSGMGGVRTVALVVGPEGGFSPDEVREAVAAGCRCAGLGSRILRVETAALAVLAMVMYHFEKESG; encoded by the coding sequence ATGCCGACCTTCTTCGTCGATCGAAGGAACATCTCCGGCGACACCGCCGTCCTCTCCGGAACCGAGGCGGGGCACATGCTCCGCTCCCTGCGTCTCTCCGTCGGCGACTCCTTCTTCGCCTTCGACGAGGAGGGAAACCGGTACCGGATGCGGATCCTCGAGGCCACCTCGCGGTCCCTGCGGGCGGAGATCCTCGAGGCGTTCCCGCCGGAACCTCCTCCCGACATCGCCGTCTCCCTGTTCGTGGGTCTCCCGAAAGCGGACAAGATGGACTTCATCCTCGAAAAGGCGACGGAGCTGGGCGTCTCGCGGGTGATCCCGTTCCGGTCGTCCCGCACGATCCCCCGCCTCGACCCGGCCGATTCCCGGAAACGGCTGTCGCGATGGGAGCGGGTGGCGCTGGCCGCCGCGAAGCAGTGCGGCTCCGGCCGCGTTCCGGAGGTGTCGGGGATCGTCCCGTACCCCGAGGCGCTCCGCCGCGCGGCGGGACACGAGGGGAAAGTCGTCTTCTACGAAGGCGAAGGGGCGTTCTCCCTGAAGCGGGTCCTGTCGGGGATGGGGGGGGTCCGCACCGTCGCCCTGGTCGTCGGCCCCGAGGGCGGCTTCTCGCCGGACGAAGTCCGGGAAGCGGTGGCGGCGGGGTGCCGGTGCGCGGGCCTCGGGAGCCGGATCCTGCGCGTCGAGACGGCGGCGCTCGCGGTTCTCGCCATGGTGATGTACCATTTCGAAAAGGAATCCGGGTAG
- the prmA gene encoding 50S ribosomal protein L11 methyltransferase, translated as MTRWKSFSVQARREAVDAVTQFFVAHGSLGTAYDEQLLGAEGDPADPIPPPPDVTRLTAYFPWDTDLHALKQAFLDLLPVLSESFGPGPEKFSNATEITDAGWAETWKEHFHARKIGRRIVIKPSWETFEPREGDVVLTVDPGQAFGTGTHETTRMCLRLIEDVFDFSPAPRDALDVGTGTGILGIAAARLGAKRVLAVDIDPVAVDVAAKNAAENGVADVFRAETTPLSAIPGAFDLVLANLIAEILVDMAPDLLRRTAPGGHLVLSGILTEKSGWVVEEFVKGGASLLAESVDGQWTALLFRRGA; from the coding sequence ATGACACGCTGGAAATCGTTCTCCGTCCAGGCCCGCCGCGAGGCGGTCGACGCCGTCACGCAGTTCTTCGTCGCCCACGGTTCCCTCGGGACGGCGTACGACGAGCAGCTGCTCGGCGCGGAGGGAGACCCGGCGGACCCGATCCCCCCGCCGCCGGACGTGACCCGCCTGACCGCGTACTTCCCTTGGGACACCGATCTCCACGCCCTCAAGCAGGCGTTTCTCGATCTCCTCCCGGTCCTCTCGGAGTCGTTCGGGCCCGGTCCGGAGAAGTTCAGCAACGCCACCGAGATCACCGACGCCGGGTGGGCGGAAACGTGGAAGGAGCATTTCCACGCCCGGAAAATCGGCCGCAGGATCGTGATCAAGCCTTCCTGGGAGACGTTCGAGCCGCGGGAGGGCGACGTCGTGCTGACGGTGGACCCCGGCCAGGCCTTCGGGACCGGCACGCACGAGACCACGCGGATGTGCCTGCGGCTGATCGAGGACGTGTTCGATTTCTCCCCGGCTCCCCGCGACGCCCTCGATGTGGGGACGGGGACCGGGATCCTCGGGATCGCCGCGGCGCGCCTCGGCGCGAAGCGCGTCCTCGCGGTCGACATCGACCCGGTAGCGGTGGACGTCGCCGCGAAGAACGCCGCGGAGAACGGCGTGGCGGACGTGTTCCGCGCCGAGACCACTCCCCTGTCCGCGATCCCGGGCGCCTTCGACCTGGTCCTGGCGAACCTGATCGCCGAGATCCTGGTCGACATGGCCCCCGATCTCCTGCGGCGGACGGCCCCGGGCGGGCACCTCGTTCTCTCCGGCATCCTCACGGAGAAGAGCGGCTGGGTGGTCGAGGAATTCGTGAAGGGCGGCGCCTCCCTTCTCGCCGAATCGGTCGACGGGCAATGGACGGCCCTCCTCTTCCGCCGGGGGGCATGA
- a CDS encoding M20 family metallopeptidase, with amino-acid sequence MDPARRNILTITDRLAPRAARMLREITSYAELPLKETRTSDTLSAFLSERGFRVKRGVAGMETAFRAEFAFGKGRPTVAFLCEMDALPGLGHACGHNIVGVASACAAAALAESGKGVFRAGKVIALGTPAEETGYGKARMIEKGVFRGIDAAMMVHPSSRRHVAKGCLALARLHFTYHGRAAHAAAYPEHGINALDGVLLLFNGVSALRQQLPDTVRVHGIVTEGGRAPNIIPERAKAYFYVRGETLAEMREAVARVKACAAGAATASRCRLEVEEGAYTLSPMKANPVLADAYRRALTLLGCPESGAPTDRNRGSSDIGNVSQVLPTLQPNVPITAGARVEIHTRAFEEATTKSSGVEGMMEGIRALALTGYDLFADPSLVKAAWRHFRTAEQGRPQNRDVPENSTEVN; translated from the coding sequence ATGGATCCCGCGAGAAGAAACATCCTGACGATCACCGATCGGCTGGCTCCCCGGGCCGCCCGGATGCTGCGCGAGATCACGTCGTACGCCGAACTCCCCCTGAAAGAGACCCGCACCTCGGACACCCTCTCTGCGTTTCTCTCGGAGCGGGGGTTTCGCGTGAAGCGCGGCGTGGCCGGGATGGAAACGGCCTTCCGCGCGGAGTTCGCCTTCGGGAAAGGGCGGCCCACCGTCGCGTTCCTTTGCGAGATGGACGCGCTGCCCGGGCTGGGGCACGCGTGCGGGCACAACATCGTGGGGGTGGCGTCGGCGTGCGCCGCCGCCGCGTTGGCGGAGTCCGGGAAGGGCGTCTTCCGCGCGGGGAAGGTGATCGCCCTCGGAACACCCGCCGAGGAGACGGGGTACGGGAAGGCCCGGATGATCGAGAAGGGGGTCTTCCGGGGAATCGACGCGGCGATGATGGTCCACCCGTCCTCCCGCCGCCACGTGGCGAAGGGATGCCTCGCGCTGGCCAGGCTGCACTTCACCTACCACGGCCGGGCGGCGCATGCGGCGGCGTACCCGGAGCACGGGATCAACGCCCTCGACGGCGTCCTTCTCCTCTTCAACGGCGTCTCCGCGCTGCGCCAGCAGCTTCCGGACACCGTCCGCGTCCACGGCATCGTGACCGAAGGGGGGCGCGCTCCGAACATCATCCCGGAGCGGGCAAAAGCGTACTTCTACGTGCGGGGCGAAACGCTCGCGGAGATGCGCGAGGCGGTTGCGCGCGTGAAGGCGTGCGCCGCCGGCGCGGCGACGGCGTCCCGTTGCCGGCTCGAAGTGGAGGAGGGGGCGTACACCCTTTCGCCGATGAAGGCGAACCCCGTCCTCGCCGACGCCTACCGCCGCGCGCTGACGCTGCTCGGGTGTCCGGAGAGCGGCGCGCCGACGGACCGGAACCGCGGCTCCTCCGACATCGGGAACGTCTCCCAGGTCCTCCCCACGCTGCAGCCGAACGTCCCCATCACCGCGGGCGCCCGCGTCGAAATCCACACCCGCGCCTTCGAGGAGGCGACGACGAAATCGTCCGGCGTCGAGGGAATGATGGAAGGGATCCGTGCGCTCGCCCTCACCGGGTACGACCTCTTCGCGGACCCGTCCCTCGTGAAAGCCGCCTGGCGCCACTTCCGCACCGCAGAACAGGGACGACCGCAGAACAGGGACGTTCCTGAGAACTCCACGGAAGTGAACTGA